The Myxocyprinus asiaticus isolate MX2 ecotype Aquarium Trade chromosome 31, UBuf_Myxa_2, whole genome shotgun sequence genome has a segment encoding these proteins:
- the scarf1 gene encoding scavenger receptor class F member 1, with product MDTFLTLFGLMLMCGLCSAQKLSPTGKNVCLNTRNSPTCCSGWELHGDECTVPLCEGDRACLQDEVCVYPGLCRCKAGFYGYQCKTRCPPEFWGPDCRELCPCHPGGVCDPATGECSCLPSHWGNLCQNSCKCGRHGKCDPVFGNCTCEEGWWTSTCSKACQCYPGTSTCDQATGRCFCNEGFWGQKCSLRCNCYLSPCHQHTGACQCLLGWWGPTCDRRCNCNLKHAECDPLTGVCLCHPGYKGPFCNEPCSSGKYGSGCKKSCGHCEGGRPCSIQDGLCDACAPGWNGTHCDQRCPDGYYGHHCQEVCPLCRNKDLCDPETGACLHCDPGWTGPRCEITCTDGTYGDGCHFLCKTCYQGVCDHVTGSCICLPGFQGESCNSTCPGHLYGVNCSSICDCGNIACHPTTGACPNSSRAGLLVGLLVPLFILILALLLCCYCCGGPVERKEGVVVGDGSPAVRMKHHVYTVLANMGSAMPCNTLWSSGLPRVTVSHHDPELTFNHSFIEQPSSCWVTDSFETDDEGEAVYCEPPREDVLTVTGGELQELNSKCNFFPDPSTFSSEDMSQAFGIPRTSSIAKSKRPSVSFAEGTKFSPKERHSSTQDLPGSIRKPKTWGILMLSALQGGQGNHSEVEAEKEEKNKGENASCEDQEATTATPQASEKYSSGPIRTHLTVPGGRLHTLSNTSKNTQLQSSSDGGQETDLDAEKLMTVYVTVGKTTKMAKQESSSQGPVQAMLRRLSSLQRQREETAQPKGRGQAIVKPPRRKLGARASAWEQATGSGHAEVIMRKPSRRKHNSLSSPCTVGATDIPQEKSTPKRPLSFILKSVPESDVQRSLVEQDAETFSQPDSPAEHAYETVALSDGVSTSSEIIINETVVEQAETEPNYENVYVKHS from the exons ATGGACACCTTTCTGACCTTATTTGGACTGATGCTTATGTGTGGTCTGTGCTCAGCTCAGAAACTCTCTCCAACAGGGAAGAACGTCTGCCTCAATACCAG GAATTCTCCCACATGTTGTTCTGGATGGGAACTGCACGGTGATGAATGCACTGTTC CACTCTGTGAGGGGGACAGAGCCTGTCTACAGGATGAAGTGTGTGTTTACCCAGGACTTTGTCGTTGCAAAGCTGGATTTTATGGGTACCAGTGCAAAACCC gttgCCCTCCTGAATTTTGGGGGCCTGATTGCCGTGAGCTCTGCCCCTGCCACCCTGGTGGTGTTTGTGACCCAGCCACAGGTGAGTGCTCATGTCTGCCTAGCCACTGGGGCAACCTTTGCCAAAACAGCTGCAAATGTGGACGCCATGGAAAATGTGACCCGGTCTTTGGCAACTGCACTTGTGAGGAGGGATGGTGGACGTCCACTTGTTCCAAGGCCTGCCAGTGCTATCCTGGCACATCCACCTGTGACCAAGCCACAGGCCGCTGCTTTTGTAATGAGGGTTTCTGGGGTCAAAAGTGCAGCTTACGTTGCAACTGCTATTTGTCTCCTTGCCATCAGCACACAGGGGCCTGTCAGTGTCTGCTTGGCTGGTGGGGTCCAACCTGCGACCGCCGTTGCAATTGTAATTTAAAACATGCCGAATGTGACCCGCTAACTGGAGTCTGTTTGTGCCACCCGGGTTACAAGGGCCCTTTCTGCAACGAGCCATGCAGCAGTGGGAAGTACGGGAGTGGCTGTAAGAAGAG CTGTGGACACTGTGAGGGAGGCAGACCTTGCTCTATACAGGACGGCCTGTGTGATGCCTGTGCACCAGGGTGGAATGGCACTCATTGTGATCAGCGCTGTCcagatggttattatggccaccATTGCCAGGAGGTTTGCCCACTTTGCAGAAACAAGGACCTGTGTGACCCGGAAACTGGAGCGTGCTTACATTGTGACCCTGGCTGGACTGGACCAAG ATGTGAAATAACTTGTACAGATGGCACTTACGGAGATGGCTGTCACTTCCTGTGTAAAACATGCTATCAAGGCGTCTGTGATCATGTGACAGGAAGTTGCATTTGTCTCCCTGGCTTCCAGGGTGAGAG CTGTAACAGCACATGTCCTGGCCACTTGTATGGTGTTAACTGCTCTTCCATTTGTGACTGTGGGAATATCGCCTGCCATCCAACAACAGGGGCCTGCCCAAACA GTAGTAGAGCAGGTCTCTTAGTAGGGCTTTTGGTTCCCCTGTTTATTTTAATTCTTGCCCTGTTGTTATGCTGCTACTGTTGCGGAGGTCCAGTTGAAAGAAAGGAAGG AGTGGTGGTTGGAGATGGAAGCCCTGCAGTACGCATGAAGCATCATGTTTATACTGTACTGGCCAACATGGGTTCAGCCATGCCATGTAATACCCTTTGGTCGTCTGGTCTACCCAGAGTTACAG TCTCTCATCATGATCCTGAGCTCACATTTAACCACAGCTTCATTGAGCAGCCTTCCTCTTGCTGGGTGACTGATTCATTTGAAACAGATGATGAAGGAGAGGCTGTCTATTGTGAACCTCCTAGGGAAG ATGTCCTCACTGTGACTGGCGGAGAGCTCCAGGAGCTGAACTCTAAGTGTAACTTCTTCCCTGACCCATCAACCTTCAGCAGTGAGGACATGTCACAAGCTTTTGGCATCCCCCGTACCTCCAGCATTGCCAAATCCAAGCGCCCTTCTGTCTCCTTTGCCGAGGGCACAAAGTTCAGCCCTAAAGAACGCCACAGCTCAACCCAAGATCTGCCCGGCTCTATCCGGAAACCCAAAACCTGGGGTATTCTGATGCTCTCCGCCTTGCAAGGAGGACAGGGGAACCATAGCGAGGTAGAAGCTGAAAAGGAAGAGAAAAACAAAGGGGAGAATGCCTCCTGTGAGGATCAAGAAGCTACCACTGCAACACCTCAAGCCTCAGAAAAATATAGTTCTGGTCCAATAAGGACTCACCTCACTGTTCCAGGTGGGAGACTTCACACCCTTTCAAACACCAGTAAGAACACACAGTTACAGAGCTCCTCTGATGGGGGCCAAGAGACGGATTTAGATGCAGAGAAACTGATGACTGTATATGTGACTGTGGGTAAGACCACAAAGATGGCTAAACAAGAGTCCAGCTCTCAGGGACCTGTCCAGGCAATGCTGCGAAGACTGAGCAGCCTCcaaagacagagagaggagaCCGCCCAGCCCAAAGGTAGGGGGCAGGCAATTGTCAAGCCTCCAAGGAGAAAACTGGGAGCACGGGCCAGTGCGTGGGAGCAAGCTACTGGGTCAGGCCATGCGGAAGTGATCATGAGAAAACCTAGTCGCAGGAAACACAACTCCCTCAGCTCCCCCTGTACAGTTGGGGCAACAGACATTCCCCAGGAGAAAAGCACCCCCAAGAGGCCCCTGTCCTTCATTTTAAAGAGTGTTCCAGAGAGCGATGTGCAAAGATC
- the rilp gene encoding rab-interacting lysosomal protein isoform X2, whose product MDWYQKEQKLKETVDGLQAQVLQLKEVNQELLDRLQCTHSKEDRTQRQEREVMLKLKEVVDKQRDELRAKVQEISTMSKEVEALQEQQDRLMKINTELRHKQNILQTQLKSAVERRADLEADLCEKQKEIACLTSQLEKANMHTSANMTSSAIDLTDKMIIDLKDPNRPCFTKQEVRDMIFERNELKANLFLVKEELAYYQREILNDERCPGFLLDAVRSAIKKQRTVIKSKMLGIPVSECSTDETDGPLFERNVNEDNDTDSTDNRPQESRIRNLFGFLTLSSITKSSGSQASGFPASSSTWEIISPEEKTQTLHSS is encoded by the exons ATG gaCTGGTATCAGAAAGAGCAGAAATTAAAGGAGACTGTAGATGGGTTGCAGGCTCAGGTGCTTCAACTCAAGGAAGTGAACCAGGAGCTTCTGGACCGCCTGCAATGCACACACTCCAAAGAAG ATCGCACACAGCGTCAGGAAAGAGAGGTGATGCTCAAGTTGAAGGAAGTGGTGGATAAGCAGCGCGATGAGTTGCGAGCGAAAGTTCAGGAGATTTCTACCATGTCCAAAGAAGTTGAAGCG CTCCAAGAGCAGCAAGACCGGCTGATGAAAATAAATACAGAGCTCAGGCACAAGCAGAACATCTTACAGACTCAGCTGAAAAGCGCAGTGGAAAGGAGGGCTGACCTGGAGGCTGAcctgtgtgagaaacagaagGAGATAGCGTGCCTGACCTCACAGCTGGAGAAAGCCAACATGCACACTTCTGCTAACATG ACTAGTTCAGCCATTGACCTCACAGATAAGATGATCATTGACTTGAAGGATCCAAATCGGCCGTGTTTTACCAAGCAGGAAGTACGGGATATGATTTTTGAGAGGAATGAGTTGAAGGCCAATCTGTTTCTGGTGAAAGAGGAGCTTGCCTATTACCAAAG GGAAATCCTGAATGACGAGAGATGCCCAGGTTTCTTACTCGATGCTGTACGCTCGGCAATAAAGAAACAGAGGACCGTCATCAAGTCTAAAATGCTTGGCATACCTGTTAGCGAATGTAGCAC AGATGAGACCGATGGTCCACTGTTTGAAAGGAATGTAAATGAAGACAATGACACTGACAGCACTGACAACAGGCCCCAAGAGTCCCGCATCAGAAACCT ATTTGGCTTTCTGACGCTCTCCAGTATTACTAAGAGCTCTGGTTCCCAGGCCTCTGGCTTTCCCGCATCCAGCTCCACATGGGAAATCATCAGTCCAGAAGAGAAGACACAAACCCTCCACTCCTCATGA
- the rilp gene encoding RILP-like protein 1 isoform X1 gives MCFKAKLKKIRVYAELQLNKSRQPTTGLSIVAFYYKSISKCNMETCEIAVEQNQNDTIKTNSCFQMTFLSMTVDDVYEIAKVVGSEVEKLIDSYGKASVEGLVSHIVKVLELLESFAARNQAHKCKEEELLKAFETLQVQQQKKRHVKDCDETSVSAESLDWYQKEQKLKETVDGLQAQVLQLKEVNQELLDRLQCTHSKEDRTQRQEREVMLKLKEVVDKQRDELRAKVQEISTMSKEVEALQEQQDRLMKINTELRHKQNILQTQLKSAVERRADLEADLCEKQKEIACLTSQLEKANMHTSANMTSSAIDLTDKMIIDLKDPNRPCFTKQEVRDMIFERNELKANLFLVKEELAYYQREILNDERCPGFLLDAVRSAIKKQRTVIKSKMLGIPVSECSTDETDGPLFERNVNEDNDTDSTDNRPQESRIRNLFGFLTLSSITKSSGSQASGFPASSSTWEIISPEEKTQTLHSS, from the exons ATGTGTTTCAAAGCGAAACTCAAAAAGATACGCGTTTATGCTGAACTGCAACTGAACAAATCTAGACAACCGACAACAGGACTTTCGATTGTCGCTTTTTATTACAAGTCCATTTCTAAGTGCAATATGGAGACTTGCGAGATAGCCGTCGAGCAAAACCAAAACGATACAATCAAAACAAATTCATGTTTCCAAATGACGTTTTTATCTATGACAGTGGACGATGTGTATGAAATCGCTAAAGTGGTGGGATCAGAAGTGGAGAAACTCATCGACAGCTACGGAAAGGCGAGTGTGGAGGGTTTGGTGTCTCACATAGTGAAAGTGTTGGAGCTCTTGGAGAGTTTCGCGGCGAGAAATCAAGCTCATAAATGTAAAGAAGAGGAACTATTGAAGGCCTTTGAGACGCTACaggtacaacagcagaagaaacGACATGTGAAGGATTGCGATGAGACTAGCGTCAGCGCAGAGAGTCTG gaCTGGTATCAGAAAGAGCAGAAATTAAAGGAGACTGTAGATGGGTTGCAGGCTCAGGTGCTTCAACTCAAGGAAGTGAACCAGGAGCTTCTGGACCGCCTGCAATGCACACACTCCAAAGAAG ATCGCACACAGCGTCAGGAAAGAGAGGTGATGCTCAAGTTGAAGGAAGTGGTGGATAAGCAGCGCGATGAGTTGCGAGCGAAAGTTCAGGAGATTTCTACCATGTCCAAAGAAGTTGAAGCG CTCCAAGAGCAGCAAGACCGGCTGATGAAAATAAATACAGAGCTCAGGCACAAGCAGAACATCTTACAGACTCAGCTGAAAAGCGCAGTGGAAAGGAGGGCTGACCTGGAGGCTGAcctgtgtgagaaacagaagGAGATAGCGTGCCTGACCTCACAGCTGGAGAAAGCCAACATGCACACTTCTGCTAACATG ACTAGTTCAGCCATTGACCTCACAGATAAGATGATCATTGACTTGAAGGATCCAAATCGGCCGTGTTTTACCAAGCAGGAAGTACGGGATATGATTTTTGAGAGGAATGAGTTGAAGGCCAATCTGTTTCTGGTGAAAGAGGAGCTTGCCTATTACCAAAG GGAAATCCTGAATGACGAGAGATGCCCAGGTTTCTTACTCGATGCTGTACGCTCGGCAATAAAGAAACAGAGGACCGTCATCAAGTCTAAAATGCTTGGCATACCTGTTAGCGAATGTAGCAC AGATGAGACCGATGGTCCACTGTTTGAAAGGAATGTAAATGAAGACAATGACACTGACAGCACTGACAACAGGCCCCAAGAGTCCCGCATCAGAAACCT ATTTGGCTTTCTGACGCTCTCCAGTATTACTAAGAGCTCTGGTTCCCAGGCCTCTGGCTTTCCCGCATCCAGCTCCACATGGGAAATCATCAGTCCAGAAGAGAAGACACAAACCCTCCACTCCTCATGA